From Candidatus Eisenbacteria bacterium, a single genomic window includes:
- a CDS encoding ATP-binding cassette domain-containing protein, whose protein sequence is MKPAAIIARELTKRYGELEAVRGVSFEVGSGEVVGFLGPNGAGKTTTVRMLSCFLPPTAGTASIHGLDVRERPRDVKRLIGVCPQEDNLDPDFNVLKNLLVYGRYFGLPSRTVRGRALELLEFVALSDKSRAPIQALSGGMKRRLILARALLNEPRVLILDEPTTGLDPQARHAIWTRVRGLRAHGTTVLLTTHYMEEATQLCDRVVVMDDGQILLEGAPLALVEREVGRTVVEAWNYGEEFMEFMRALKGRLEEVGDRLYFYPQEGDHIERLLEERFPQQERLIRRATLEDVFLKLTGRALRD, encoded by the coding sequence ATGAAGCCGGCGGCCATCATCGCGCGCGAGCTCACCAAGCGGTACGGAGAGCTCGAAGCGGTTCGGGGCGTTTCTTTCGAGGTCGGGAGCGGCGAGGTCGTCGGCTTCCTCGGTCCGAACGGCGCCGGCAAGACCACGACGGTGCGCATGCTCTCCTGCTTTCTTCCCCCCACCGCCGGAACGGCGAGCATCCACGGCCTCGACGTCCGCGAACGACCCCGCGACGTGAAGCGGCTCATCGGGGTGTGCCCGCAGGAGGACAACCTCGACCCCGATTTCAACGTCCTGAAAAACCTCCTCGTGTACGGGCGCTACTTCGGGCTCCCCAGCCGGACCGTGCGCGGCCGCGCGCTCGAGCTCCTCGAGTTCGTCGCCCTTTCGGACAAAAGCCGCGCCCCCATCCAGGCTCTCTCGGGCGGGATGAAGCGGCGGCTGATCCTGGCGCGCGCGCTTCTGAACGAACCGCGCGTCCTGATTCTCGACGAGCCCACCACGGGCCTCGATCCGCAGGCTCGCCACGCGATCTGGACGCGGGTCCGCGGCCTCCGAGCCCACGGCACGACGGTCCTTCTCACGACCCACTACATGGAAGAAGCCACGCAGCTTTGCGACCGGGTCGTGGTCATGGACGACGGGCAGATCCTCCTCGAAGGGGCGCCCCTCGCGCTGGTGGAACGCGAGGTGGGACGCACGGTGGTGGAGGCGTGGAATTACGGCGAGGAATTCATGGAATTCATGCGCGCGCTGAAGGGCCGGCTCGAGGAAGTCGGGGACCGGTTGTACTTCTATCCCCAGGAAGGGGACCACATCGAACGGTTGCTCGAGGAGCGCTTTCCGCAGCAGGAACGCCTCATCCGGCGCGCGACGCTGGAGGATGTCTTCCTGAAACTGACGGGCCGGGCGCTCCGGGACTGA
- a CDS encoding ZIP family metal transporter, whose translation MTVQDERGPAPATRAGATRAGAAARSSALRVVVSGFAPLLLVALMAWWFLRFGVDYVRLGPAPVEKLAIERVIFRPQEITLLVRNEGPGPLTVAQLLVNQAMWDFSITPGRELARLQSARISVPFDWIEGDPYVFDVITGTGIRHVRKVEVATATPSVSPRALSIFGLLGVYVGVIPVFLGLLWLPFLRSMPRSWMDFWISLTAGLLAFLAIDTFRESFEVMGRVPEFLNGLMLVALGAIGAFLALTGIDTILRRGSESRPAPARGMALAMMIAIGIGLHNLGEGLAIGAAYTLGEVALGSFLILGFTLHNTTEGLAILSPIVQEEVSWRDLALLGFVGGGPTIVGAWTGAFTYSDPLSLVFLGIGGGAILQVIRVLVRARAESGESAVEALAKPRNIAGLLVGFLLMYLTGLLVAG comes from the coding sequence GTGACGGTTCAGGACGAGCGCGGGCCCGCGCCCGCCACACGGGCCGGCGCCACGCGGGCCGGCGCCGCGGCCCGTTCGAGCGCGCTCCGGGTCGTCGTATCCGGGTTTGCCCCGCTCCTGCTCGTGGCGCTCATGGCCTGGTGGTTTCTCCGCTTCGGCGTCGACTACGTGAGGCTCGGGCCCGCCCCCGTCGAGAAGCTCGCGATCGAACGGGTGATCTTCCGGCCCCAGGAGATCACGCTCCTCGTGCGCAACGAAGGGCCCGGCCCGCTCACGGTGGCGCAGCTTCTCGTGAACCAGGCCATGTGGGATTTCTCGATCACGCCCGGACGCGAGCTGGCCAGGCTTCAGAGCGCGCGAATCTCGGTCCCGTTCGATTGGATCGAAGGCGACCCCTACGTCTTCGATGTGATCACCGGCACGGGAATCCGCCACGTGCGCAAGGTCGAGGTCGCGACCGCGACTCCGAGCGTGAGCCCGCGGGCGCTCAGCATTTTCGGGCTGCTCGGCGTCTATGTCGGAGTGATTCCGGTCTTCCTGGGCTTGCTCTGGCTTCCCTTCCTCCGCTCGATGCCCCGAAGCTGGATGGATTTCTGGATTTCCCTTACCGCCGGGCTCCTCGCCTTTCTCGCGATCGACACCTTCCGCGAATCGTTCGAGGTCATGGGCCGTGTTCCCGAGTTTCTGAACGGTTTGATGCTCGTGGCGCTGGGGGCGATCGGAGCGTTTCTCGCGCTCACGGGCATCGACACGATCCTGAGGCGCGGCAGCGAAAGCCGGCCTGCACCCGCGCGCGGCATGGCCCTCGCGATGATGATCGCGATCGGGATCGGCCTTCACAATTTGGGCGAGGGGTTGGCGATCGGCGCGGCCTACACCCTGGGCGAAGTGGCGCTCGGCTCGTTTCTCATCCTCGGGTTCACGCTCCACAACACGACGGAGGGGCTGGCGATCCTGTCGCCGATCGTCCAGGAAGAGGTCTCGTGGCGCGATCTGGCGCTGCTCGGCTTCGTGGGCGGCGGGCCCACGATCGTGGGGGCCTGGACGGGCGCGTTCACCTACTCGGATCCTCTGTCTCTGGTCTTTCTCGGGATCGGCGGCGGCGCCATTCTCCAGGTGATCCGCGTCCTCGTCCGCGCGAGAGCGGAATCCGGCGAATCCGCGGTCGAGGCCCTCGCGAAGCCGAGGAACATCGCCGGCCTCCTGGTCGGCTTCCTTCTCATGTACCTCACGGGACTGCTCGTGGCGGGTTAG
- a CDS encoding copper oxidase: MLHPSGDGREDGDRGPLARDRRFPPPSLLIGLLLLGLAAALMLSLLPGFSKAQRSAHAARRTDPMAEAAKEHAIRTLTEFDTGKVTRLPGGRVLREYWIEALNKEIEVAPGVRYAAWTFNGAVPGPTLRCTEGDSILVHFTNKAAMPHSMHFHGIHAAGMDGVFEQVPPGSSFDYAFTARPFGLHLYHCHTMPVKMHIARGLYGVFLVDPKTPRPKAREMVMVMNGFDTDLNGEDNEFYTVNGFANVFFRDYPIPIKQGELQRVYLVNMTEFDLLNSMHTHATFFHVYPTGTSMTPTIYTDTISMGQGERAILEFRYDYPGRFLFHAHQNEFAELGWLGQFEVKP; this comes from the coding sequence ATGCTGCACCCATCCGGGGATGGGCGGGAAGATGGTGATCGAGGGCCGCTAGCCCGCGATCGCCGGTTCCCGCCTCCATCCCTCCTCATCGGTCTCCTGCTCCTCGGGCTCGCGGCCGCCCTCATGCTTTCGCTGCTTCCCGGCTTCTCCAAGGCCCAGCGCTCCGCGCACGCGGCGCGAAGGACCGACCCGATGGCCGAGGCGGCGAAGGAGCACGCGATCCGCACGCTCACGGAATTCGACACCGGCAAGGTGACCCGGCTCCCGGGGGGCCGGGTCCTCCGGGAGTATTGGATCGAGGCCCTCAACAAGGAAATCGAGGTCGCGCCCGGCGTGCGGTATGCCGCCTGGACGTTCAACGGCGCCGTGCCCGGACCGACGCTCCGGTGCACCGAGGGGGACTCCATCCTCGTGCATTTCACCAACAAGGCAGCGATGCCCCACTCGATGCACTTCCACGGGATCCACGCCGCGGGCATGGACGGGGTCTTCGAGCAGGTGCCGCCGGGATCGAGCTTCGACTACGCGTTTACGGCGAGGCCCTTTGGGCTCCATCTCTACCACTGCCACACGATGCCGGTGAAGATGCACATCGCGCGCGGTCTCTACGGGGTGTTTCTGGTCGACCCGAAAACGCCGCGGCCCAAGGCGCGCGAGATGGTCATGGTGATGAACGGGTTCGACACGGACCTGAACGGGGAGGACAACGAGTTCTATACCGTGAACGGTTTCGCCAACGTGTTCTTCCGGGACTACCCCATTCCGATCAAGCAGGGGGAGCTGCAGCGAGTCTATCTCGTGAACATGACCGAGTTCGATCTTTTGAACTCGATGCATACCCACGCGACCTTTTTCCATGTCTATCCGACAGGGACATCGATGACGCCCACGATCTACACGGACACGATCTCGATGGGCCAGGGAGAGCGCGCGATTCTCGAGTTCCGCTACGATTATCCTGGACGGTTCCTCTTCCACGCGCATCAGAATGAGTTCGCGGAGCTGGGCTGGCTGGGTCAGTTCGAGGTGAAGCCGTGA